One genomic window of Garra rufa chromosome 2, GarRuf1.0, whole genome shotgun sequence includes the following:
- the l2hgdh gene encoding L-2-hydroxyglutarate dehydrogenase, mitochondrial has translation MIRTFGTGSVRVHLLSQGFKYATCRAAHLHSGSFDVAVVGGGIVGLASARELILRHPNLTFTLLEKENELALHQTGHNSGVIHSGIYYTPGSLKAQLCVRGAMLTYQYCQKKGVPYKKCGKLIVAVEREEIPRLKALYERGQVNNVQDLRLIDAKAIREKEPYCRGIMALDSPNTGIVDWRIVALTYGKDFQEAGGTVITDFEATDIKVAAESPAGSAEGLKYPITIKSSQGKEVRCRFVLTCGGLYSDRLSEISGCSSEPRIVPFRGDYLVLKPEKNYLVRGNIYPVPNPRFPFLGFHFTPRMDGSIWLGPNAVLAFKREGYKLFDFDTQDFVNAVSYRGLQRLVMKNIVYGMGEIYRGLFTSAQVKNLQKFIPELSPSDVLRGPSGVRAQALDHEGNLVDDFVFDGGKGELASRILHVRNAPSPAASSSLAIAEMIADELEKRFQL, from the exons CTCTTTTGATGTGGCTGTTGTTGGTGGAGGGATTGTTGGACTGGCCTCTGCCAGAGAGCTGATCCTCAGGCACCCAAACCTCACCTTTACCTTGCTGGAGAAAGAAAATGAGCTtg CTCTCCATCAGACAGGCCATAACAGTGGTGTGATCCACTCTGGTATTTACTACACACCGGGCTCTCTGAAGGCTCAGCTTTGTGTTCGTGGAGCCATGCTAACATATCAGTACTGCCAGAAGAAAGGTGTGCCTTATAAGAAATGTGGCAAG CTTATCGTGGCAGTGGAGAGAGAGGAGATTCCCCGTCTGAAAGCTCTATATGAGCGTGGTCAGGTGAACAATGTTCAAGATCTTCGTCTGATTGACGCCAAGGCCATCCGAGAGAAAGAGCCGTACTGCAGG GGCATCATGGCATTGGACTCTCCAAACACAGGGATTGTTGACTGGCGGATAGTAGCGCTGACCTATGGTAAGGACTTCCAGGAAGCAGGTGGCACTGTGATAACTGACTTTGAAGCAACTGACATTAAGGTGGCAGCAGAAAGCCCAGCTGGGAGTGCTGAAG GGCTGAAATATCCCATCACCATTAAAAGCTCACAG GGTAAGGAGGTGAGGTGTCGGTTCGTGTTGACGTGTGGAGGTCTTTACTCTGATCGGTTGTCTGAGATATCTGGCTGTAGTTCAGAGCCCCGTATCGTTCCCTTTAGAGGAGATTATCTAGTACTCAAGCCAGAGAAAAACTACCTGGTCAGGGGCAACATCTACCCT GTGCCAAACCCACGGTTCCCATTTCTTGGATTCCATTTCACTCCTCGTATGGACGGCAGCATCTGGCTGGGCCCAAACGCTGTGTTGGCTTTTAAACGAGAAGGGTATAAACTCTTTGACTTTGATACACAAGACTTCGTCAATGCGGTCTCTTACAG gggtCTGCAGAGGCTGGTAATGAAGAATATTGTGTATGGAATGGGAGAAATATATAGAGGTTTGTTTACCAGTGCTCAGGTAAAGAACCTGCAGAAGTTCATACCCGAACTGAGCCCCAGTGACGTCCTCAG GGGGCCGTCAGGTGTGCGCGCGCAGGCTTTGGATCATGAAGGAAACCTGGTGGATGATTTTGTGTTTGATGGTGGGAAGGGAGAGCTGGCCAGCCGGATTCTGCATGTACGCAATGCTCCATCACCCGCTGCGAGCTCCTCCCTGGCCATCGCTGAGATGATCGCAGATGAGCTGGAGAAAAGATTTCAACTGTAG